In one window of Oryzias melastigma strain HK-1 linkage group LG5, ASM292280v2, whole genome shotgun sequence DNA:
- the plch2b gene encoding 1-phosphatidylinositol 4,5-bisphosphate phosphodiesterase eta-2, whose translation MGQRSWNQMDSSGMNRRTAMPPQSPGLSGSPPQSPVSPKKTALQSLGSMSEMFSPKQVKRPSHAAKPPANPLNSPSLSIMSSPKLWHKASVSRLAEEFFWIGGSVVAQPKWRLGQIVERCMCSMQTGTTMTKLKGKKNGLVRFFFLDEHKSCIRWRPSRKQDRAKISIDSIHEVCEGKKSEIFRRYADNRFDPNCCFSVYFGERVKSLDLVSNTAEEARTWITGLKYLMAGISDEDSLARRQRTRDQWLQQTFSEADKNGDGTLSIGEVHQLLHKLNVNLPKQKVREMFQEADTDEIQGSLGFDEFCSFYKMISTRRDLYLIMISYSNQKEVMDLHDLARFLENEQKMRGLTREHLVDIVAKFEPCPLNLQHMVLGIDGFTNYMRSPAGDIFNPDHNQVNQDMTQPLCNYFIATSHNTYLTGDQLLSQSRVEMYAYVLQAGCRCVEVDCWDGPDGEPIIHHGYTLTSKILFKDVIETINKYAFTKSQYPVILSIENHCTVPQQKKMAEYLREVLQDKLDLTCINVYECKKLPSPEILKGKILVKGKKLPVNIDPDAEEGDVSDEDTGDEQEEEDDNEDNNSQDGNSLTSANQPKKKRRFGRSIIRSFKRKRKKKIRVRNKAVSDGESDYSTSRERTQIVYHPKKRKTMRLSRALSDLVKYTKSVRVHDIETQGFASSWQVSSLDETVVNQILQLKPGELVRFNQRQLLRVYPSNYRVDSSNFNPQTYWNAGCHMVAMNYQTEGRMLELYRAKFSSNGNCGYILKPKRMCKAAFNPMLEDRPPGQKKTQLVLKIISGQQLPKPKDSMFGDRGEIIDPFVEVEIIGLPVDCSKQQTKVVDDNGFNPLWEETLVFNIQMPQIALVRFQVWDHDPIGRDFIGQRTVALTSMMPGYRHIYLEGMAESSIFVHVAIIDMTGKIKPAHAVQAARKHIQKAAKKHMRGQNRQPSLDFSVMSSEDGRPLYVHRDVDNISQDSRNGEMSPMFQGAAAARAAIHKGAMSEPVRRAHRVKIHEPPEVRRGLLCRMSTADSQHGGMAPCVKEESFDLSPSSELSYPESSAISQNQVSQNELPPSDCTEQHREEAFQAELCKESAPEEDVFTESEQPPESPSPADPGYYFQSIPEPKAASSPLIPPSSPARVRRTLEAPPSKPARPKVRSHSCPRKQTASPQTPAVKHKAAFHWQTQKALNYTSHGGQVRRIPNGLHLSDSTSSSSDGSTDSLEFVAPFVPARPEQQEGTLQREMKALFDQKMREIRCKSPLFQDD comes from the exons ATGGGACAGAGGAGTTGGAACCAAATGGACAGCTCAGGGATGAACAGGAGGACGGCGATGCCACCACAGTCTCCGGGGCTGAGCGGGAGTCCACCGCAGAGCCCTGTGTCGCCCAAGAAAACCGCCCTTCAGTCTCTGGGATCCATGTCAGAGATGTTCTCCCCGAAGCAGGTCAAGCGCCCCTCTCACGCGGCAAAGCCGCCTGCAAACCCTCTGAATTCCCCCTCTCTTTCCATCATGAGCTCTCCAAAGCTCTGGCATAAGGCTTCTGTCTCCAGACTGGCGGAGGAGTTTTTCTGGATTGGTGGGAGTGTGGTTGCACAGCCCAAATGGAGACTGGGTCAGATAG TGGAGAGGTGCATGTGCTCCATGCAGACAGGCACGACCATGACCAAACTGAAGGGGAAGAAGAACGGACTGGTCCGCTTCTTCTTTCTGGACGAGCACAAATCCTGCATCCGCTGGCGGCCTTCGAGAAAGCAGGACAGAGCCAAAA tATCCATTGATTCCATTCATGAGGTCTGCGAGGGCAAGAAGTCGGAGATCTTCAGACGTTACGCAGACAACCGTTTCGACCCAAACTGCTGCTTCAGTGTCTACTTCGGGGAGCGTGTGAAGTCCCTGGATCTGGTTTCCAACACCGCCGAGGAGGCCCGCACCTGGATAACTGGGCTGAAATACCTCATGGCTGGGATCAGCGATGAAGACAGTCTGGCGCGCAGGCAGCGCACCCGTGACCA GTGGTTACAGCAGACGTTCTCTGAAGCTGACAAAAACGGAGATGGAACCCTGAGCATTGGAGAGGTTCACCAGCTGCTCCACAAGCTGAATGTCAATTTACCCAAGCAAAAAGTCAGAGAGATGTTTCAA GAAGCAGACACAGATGAGATCCAGGGTTCTCTGGGCTTCGATGAGTTCTGCTCCTTCTACAAGATGATTTCCACACGTAGAGACCTCTACCTGATCATGATCTCCTACAGCAACCAGAAGGAAGTGATGGATCTGCACGACCTAGCACGCTTTCTGGAAAACGAACAAAAG ATGCGCGGTCTAACCAGAGAGCATCTAGTTGACATTGTAGCTAAGTTTGAACCATGTCCTCTAAACCTCCAGCACATGGTTCTGGGCATTGATG GTTTCACCAACTACATGCGGAGTCCTGCAGGCGATATCTTCAACCCTGATCACAATCAGGTGAACCAGGACATGACACAGCCTCTCTGTAACTACTTCATCGCCACATCACACAACACATATTTGACAGGAGACCAGCTGCTCTCTCAGTCAAGAGTGGAAATGTACGCCTACGTTCTGCAAGCAGGCTGTCGCTGTGTAGAGG TGGACTGCTGGGATGGGCCAGATGGAGAGCCTATAATCCATCATGGCTACACTTTGACATCTAAGATTCTCTTTAAGGATGTCATTGAAACGATCAATAAATATGCCTTCACAAAATCACA GTATCCGGTGATCTTGTCCATAGAGAACCACTGCACTGTGCCACAGCAAAAGAAAATGGCGGAGTACCTGAGAGAAGTCCTGCAGGACAAACTAGACCTTACTTGTATCAATGTCTACGAATGCAAGAAGCTGCCTTCTCCTGAGATCCTGAAGGGGAAAATTCTGGTCAAG GGAAAGAAACTGCCAGTAAACATAGATCCTGACGCAGAGGAGGGAGATGTTTCTGATGAAGACACTGGAGATGAGcaagaggaggaagatgacAATGAAGACAACAACTCACAG GATGGGAACAGTCTAACTTCAGCTAATCAGCccaagaagaaaagaagatttGGCAGATCGATCATACGAAGCTTCAAAAGAAAG agaaaaaagaaaatacgaGTGAGAAACAAAGCTGTGTCTGATGGTGAATCAGACTACAGCACCAGCCGGGAGAGGACACAAATCGTTTACCATCCCAA aaaaagaaaaactatgagATTGTCACGGGCGCTATCTGACCTGGTCAAGTATACAAAGTCTGTCCGTGTGCATGATATAGAAACACAAG GATTTGCAAGCAGCTGGCAGGTGTCATCCCTAGATGAGACTGTGGTGAATCAGATCCTGCAGCTGAAACCTGGCGAGTTGGTGCGATTTAACCAGCGCCAACTTCTACGAGTTTACCCGTCAAACTACAGAGTGGACTCGAGCAACTTCAACCCACAGACATATTGGAATGCTGGATGCCATATGG ttgCAATGAATTACCAGACTGAAGGACGCATGCTTGAACTGTACAGAGCCAAGTTTTCGAGTAATGGAAACTGTGGATACATTCTGAAGCCTAAGCGCATGTGTAAAG CTGCCTTTAATCCCATGCTGGAGGACCGACCTCCGggacaaaaaaagacacagCTGGTGCTTAAGATCATCAGTGGGCAGCAACTGCCGAAACCCAAAGACTCCATGTTTGGTGACAGAGGAGAG ATAATTGATCCTTTTGTTGAAGTTGAGATCATTGGTCTTCCTGTGGATTGCTCCAAGCAGCAAACCAAAGTGGTGGACGACAATG GTTTTAATCCACTGTGGGAGGAGACCCTCGTTTTTAACATTCAAATGCCGCAGATCGCTTTGGTGAGATTCCAGGTGTGGGACCACGATCCCATTGGTCGGGATTTCATTGGACAAAGAACTGTGGCTTTGACCAGCATGATGCCAG GTTATCGACACATCTACCTTGAGGGAATGGCAGAGTCCTCCATCTTTGTTCATGTAGCTATCATCGACATGACAGGAAag ATCAAACCGGCTCATGCTGTACAAGCTGCCAGGAAACACATCCAAAAAGCTGCAAAGAAGCACATGAGGGGCCAGAACAGACAGCCGTCTCTGGACTTTTCCGTCATGTCCTCAGAGGATGGACGTCCGCTCTACGTCCACAGAGATGTGGACAACATCTCCCAGGACAGCAGAAACGGGGAGATGTCTCCCATGTTTcagggagcagcagcagccagagcTGCCATTCACAAAGGGGCCATGAGCGAGCCAGTGAGGAGAGCTCACAGAGTGAAGATTCACGAACCCCCGGAGGTGAGGAGAGGGCTCTTGTGCCGGATGTCGACTGCTGACTCACAACACGGCGGGATGGCTCCCTGTGTGAAAGAGGAAAGCTTTGACCTCTCCCCTTCCTCTGAGCTCTCATATCCTGAAAGCTCAGCCATCAGCCAAAATCAGGTCAGTCAGAACGAGCTGCCTCCATCGGACTGTACTGAGCAGCACAGAGAAGAGGCATTTCAAGCTGAGCTGTGCAAGGAATCGGCACCAGAAGAAGATGTTTTCACCGAATCTGAGCAGCCACCAGAATCTCCGAGTCCTGCCGACCCCGGTTATTATTTTCAGTCCATCCCGGAGCCAAAAGCTGCATCCTCCCCACTGATCCCTCCGTCATCCCCCGCCAGGGTTAGAAGGACTTTAGAGGCTCCCCCCTCCAAGCCAGCGCGTCCAAAAGTCCGCTCGCACAGCTGCCCCCGAAAGCAGACGGCCTCCCCCCAAACCCCAGCGGTGAAACACAAGGCAGCTTTTCACTGGCAGACACAGAAAGCCCTGAACTACACCAGCCACGGCGGGCAGGTGAGACGCATTCCCAACGGCCTCCACCTGTCAGACAGCACGTCCAGCAGCAGCGACGGCAGCACCGATAGCCTGGAGTTTGTGGCCCCCTTTGTCCCGGCGAGGCCCGAGCAGCAGGAGGGCACCTTGCAGAGGGAGATGAAGGCCCTCTTTGATCAGAAGATGAGGGAAATCCGCTGTAAATCGCCACTTTTCCAAGACGATTAG